The following proteins come from a genomic window of Falco cherrug isolate bFalChe1 chromosome Z, bFalChe1.pri, whole genome shotgun sequence:
- the TEK gene encoding angiopoietin-1 receptor — protein MDPLAHLVLYGFSLMISGKVEATLDLILINSFPLVGNSETSLICITSKWRSRESITIDRDQEDVTNQHREPLEVNEDSKRPTAKTVVWKREQASETIGAYYCEGKLKDEVTRIHTMKMPLGASFHPVALTVTANKGEHVNISFIRMAAKEEDAVIYKNGSFIHSVPRHEVPGELEVSYPQVQPQDAGVYSARYIGGNLFTSAYTRLIVRRCEAQKWGPSCSSHCPSCMNNGICHEDTGECICPPGFMGKTCEKACGANTFGKTCEESCKENYGCRNYMFCLPDPYGCSCATGWMGLECDKECNPGFYGSDCKLKCNCHNRGTCDRFKGCVCSLGWHGLQCEKEGSADLSPQIENLLDPVELNSGVEFRPFCIATGMPLPKSEEFKLLKQDGTVLRPALIVTSNRSEAMFTINRIQPRDTGTWVCSVQTVAGMAEKPFQVTVKVPPVPQYAPRLTDSGHNFLIIDINAELHLGDGPVVSTKLLYKPAKRYQSWMSVEVKGTTKRLDNLEPKTEYQFCVQLSRQGEGGEGHPGPQASFTTAALGLPPPEGLTLFPKSMTSLNLSWHPLTLRTEDDIRVEVERKSVNDNGDESSVITQVPGNMSTLIIKDLEPRQQYMCRVRVNTRSQGEWSNYLYAWTFSDRIPPAPYNIRFSNTTDTSSVISWTTAEGHSISSIIISYKIYGKAEYNHIDIIIKNTSITQYHLKGLEPNTVYQVQINAQNNIGLSNPNTSFELKTLPETKAPYESKGGKMLLIAILGSAGMTCVTILLAFLIMLQLKRANFQRRMAQAFQNVVREEPAVQFNSGTLTLSRKAKNSPDPTIYPVLEWNDIKFQDVIGEGNFGQVLKARIKKDGLRMDAAIKRMKDYASKDDHRDFAGELEVLCKLGHHPNIINLLGACEHRGYLYLAIEYAPHGNLLDFLRKSRVLETDPAFAIANSTASTLSSQQLLHFAADVARGMDYLSQKQFIHRDLAARNILVGENYVAKIADFGLSRGQEVYVKKTMGRLPVRWMAIESLNYSVYTTNSDVWSYGVLLWEIVSLGGTPYCGMTCAELYEKLPQGYRLEKPLNCDDEVYDLMRQCWREKPYERPSFAQILVSLNRMLEERKTYVNTTLYEKFTYAGIDCSAEEAA, from the exons GTAAAGTGGAAGCGACACTGGACCTCATACTGATCAATTCATTCCCTCTGGTGGGCAACTCAGAGACATCACTTATCTGTATCACTTCCAAATGGCGCTCCCGTGAGTCTATCACAATAGACCGAGACCAGGAGGATGTGACAAACCAGCACCGGGAACCACTGGAAGTTAATGAAGATTCCAAGAGACCAACAGCCAAAACAGTGGTGTGGAAGAGGGAACAGGCCAGTGAAACTATTGGAGCCTATTACTGTGAAGGGAAACTCAAGGATGAGGTGACAAGGATACATACCATGAAGATGCCGCTGGGAG cttCATTCCACCCAGTGGCATTAACTGTTACAGCAAATAAGGGAGAGCACGTCAATATTTCCTTCATCAGAATGGCAGCAAAAGAGGAAGATGCAGTGATCTACAAAAATG GTTCCTTCATCCACTCTGTGCCCAGGCATGAAGTGCCAGGGGAACTGGAAGTCTCCTATCCTCAGGTTCAACCACAGGATGCAGGGGTTTACTCTGCCAGATATATAGGAGGAAACCTCTTTACTTCTGCTTACACAAGGCTTATTGTAAGAC GATGTGAAGCCCAGAAATGGGGCCCTTCCTGTAGCTCCCATTGCCCTTCCTGCATGAACAATGGCATTTGTCATGAAGATACTGGGGAATGCATCTGTCCTCCAGGTTTTATGGGAAAAACATGTGAGAAAG CTTGTGGAGCCAATACATTTGGCAAAACATGTGAAGAGAGCTGTAAGGAAAACTATGGCTGCAGAAACTATATGTTCTGTCTACCGGATCCATATGGTTGTTCTTGTGCCACAGGATGGATGGGGCTGGAATGTGATAAAG AATGCAACCCTGGTTTTTATGGGTCGGATTGCAAACTCAAATGTAATTGTCACAATCGAGGGACATGTGACAGATTTAAGGGCTGCGTCTGCTCCCTTGGATGGCATGGTCTGCAGTGTGAAAAAGAAG GTTCAGCAGATCTTTCACCTCAGATAGAAAACTTACTAGATCCTGTAGAACTCAATTCTGGTGTTGAGTTCAGGCCTTTTTGTATAGCGACTGGGATGCCACTTCCTAAATCTGAAGAATTTAAACTTTTGAAGCAAGACGGAACTGTCCTAAGG CCTGCCCTAATTGTTACCAGTAATCGCTCTGAAGCCATGTTTACAATTAATCGAATCCAGCCCCGTGACACAGGAACCTGGGTCTGCAGTGTGCAGACAGTAGCAGGAATGGCAGAGAAACCATTTCAAGTTACAGTCAAAG TTCCTCCTGTGCCACAGTATGCCCCAAGGCTGACAGACAGTGGACATAATTTTCTCATAATTGATATCAATGCTGAGTTACATCTTGGAGATGGACCTGTTGTGTCAACAAAACTCCTGTACAAGCCAGCAAAACGTTACCAGTCCTGGATGTCTGTGGAAG TAAAAGGCACAACTAAAAGACTGGACAATCTGGAGCCAAAAACGGAGTATCAGTTTTGTGTTCAGCTGAGTCGgcaaggggaaggaggggaaggccATCCTGGGCCACAAGCTAGCTTCACGACAGCTGCGCTTG GTCTTCCTCCACCAGAAGGTCTCACTCTCTTTCCAAAAAGTATGACATCCCTGAATCTGTCATGGCATCCTTTAACACTGAGGACAGAGGATGATATTCGTGTtgaagtggaaaggaaaagcGTGAATGACAACGGTGATGAGAGCAGCGTCATTACTCAAGTGCCAGGAAATATGTCCACACTGATCATTAAAGATCTTGAGCCTAGACAGCAATATATGTGCAGGGTACGGGTGAACACCAGATCCCAAGGAGAATGGAGCAACTATCTGTATGCATGGACTTTCAGTGACA GAATCCCTCCCGCACCATACAACATCAGGTTTTCTAACACCACAGACACATCCTCAGTCATCTCTTGGACAACTGCTGAGGGTCATTCCATCTCCTCCATCATCATCAGCTACAAAATTTATGGGAAGGCTGAGTACAACCACATCGACATTATCATAAAGAACACCAGCATTACTCAATACCATCTCAAGGGCCTTGAGCCAAACACTGTGTACCAGGTTCAGATTAATGCTCAGAATAATATTGGCCTGAGCAACCCAAACACATCGTTTGAACTGAAGACTCTTCCGGAAACTAAAG CTCCGTATGAATCTAAAGGAGGCAAAATGCTGCTTATTGCTATCCTTGGCTCTGCAGGGATGACCTGTGTAACAATCCTCCTGGCCTTTCTCATTATGCTGCAGTTAAAGCGAGCCAACTTCCAGCGTCGAATGGCTCAGGCTTTCCAAAATGTGGTG AGGGAAGAGCCAGCTGTACAGTTTAACTCAGGTACTCTCACCCTGAGCAGGAAAGCCAAAAACAGCCCAGATCCCACTATTTATCCAGTCCTTGAGTGGAATGACATAAAATTTCAAGATGTGATTGGGGAAGGTAACTTTGGGCAAGTCCTGAAAGCACGCATTAAGAAAGATGGCTTACGCATGGATGCTGCGATTAAAAGGATGAAAG ACTACGCCTCAAAAGATGACCACAGAGACTTTGCTGGAGAACTTGAAGTTCTTTGTAAACTTGGTCATCATCCCAACATCATAAATCTTTTGGGAGCATGTGAACATCGAG GATATCTTTATCTTGCTATTGAATATGCCCCCCATGGAAATCTACTGGACTTCCTTCGGAAAAGCAGAGTTCTGGAGACAGACCCAGCATTTGCTATTGCCAACAGTACTGCCTCTACACTTTCCTCTCAGCAACTTCTCCATTTTGCAGCAGACGTCGCTAGAGGAATGGACTACTTGAGCCAGAAACAG tttattcaTCGAGATTTGGCAGCAAGAAACATCTTGGTTGGAGAAAATTATGTTGCAAAAATAGCTGACTTTGGCTTATCAAGAGGTCAAGAAGTTTATGTTAAGAAGACCATG ggaCGGCTTCCAGTGCGATGGATGGCAATTGAATCTTTGAATTACAGTGTTTACACCACAAACAGTGATGT ATGGTCATACGGTGTCCTGTTATGGGAAATTGTTAGTTTAG GTGGAACACCATATTGTGGAATGACATGTGCAGAACTCTATGAAAAACTGCCTCAAGGGTACAGACTGGAAAAGCCTCTCAACTGTGATGACGAAGT GTATGACTTAATGAGACAGTGCTGGAGAGAGAAACCATATGAAAGACCATCATTTGCTCAGATATTGGTGTCACTGAACAGGATGttagaagaaaggaag acCTATGTGAATACTACCTTATATGAGAAGTTTACTTATGCAGGCATTGATTGCTCCGCTGAAGAAGCTGCTTAA